The following proteins are co-located in the Flectobacillus major DSM 103 genome:
- a CDS encoding cation:dicarboxylate symporter family transporter, with the protein MKKLFTNLTFWVLTAITLGILLGHFAPTLALYQFMPEAIKFKLLGNEVSIGNTLSEFLSGIFISVVKQFINPIIFLTITLGIVSMGDLKKVGKLGGKALLYFEIITTVALIIGIVVANVIQPGHGVVTDAIKGGDISKYTKGATEFSWLKFFLDNITLQILVLAIVLGSLLNSYSGKEQIISLFKKASGIIFTGLHFVMKLAPIGAFGGMAFTIAKYGLKTLLPLAKLMGTVYITMAIFIFGILSLVLRYYKISLWGFLKYIKEELLIVLGTSSSEAALPSLMQKLERMGCSQSVVGLVVPAGYSFNLDGTTIYLSMATIFLAQVFNIHLTIEQIFTIIGILMVTSKGAAGVTGSGFIVLASTLTAIRVIPVEGLALLLGVDRFMSEARAITNCIGNGVATIFLANNEQEFDHQKMLRAFNEA; encoded by the coding sequence ATGAAAAAACTATTTACAAATCTTACTTTCTGGGTACTAACAGCTATTACCCTTGGTATTTTATTAGGGCATTTTGCCCCAACGTTGGCCTTATATCAGTTTATGCCCGAAGCCATCAAATTCAAGTTGCTGGGCAACGAAGTAAGTATTGGTAACACCCTTAGTGAGTTTTTGAGTGGTATTTTTATTAGTGTTGTCAAACAATTTATCAACCCTATTATCTTTTTAACTATTACATTAGGGATTGTTAGTATGGGCGACTTGAAAAAGGTAGGAAAACTTGGTGGCAAGGCTTTGCTATACTTTGAAATCATTACAACGGTTGCACTTATTATTGGAATTGTGGTTGCCAATGTGATTCAACCAGGTCATGGCGTAGTTACCGATGCCATCAAGGGTGGCGATATTTCAAAATATACCAAAGGTGCAACCGAATTTAGTTGGCTTAAATTTTTTCTGGACAATATTACCTTACAAATTTTGGTACTAGCAATTGTGCTAGGCTCTTTGCTCAATTCGTACAGTGGCAAAGAGCAAATTATTAGTCTTTTCAAAAAAGCGTCGGGGATTATTTTTACTGGGCTACATTTTGTTATGAAACTAGCCCCTATCGGAGCTTTCGGAGGCATGGCTTTTACTATTGCCAAATATGGTTTAAAAACGCTTTTGCCCCTAGCCAAGCTTATGGGAACTGTATATATTACAATGGCAATATTTATTTTTGGCATACTTTCGCTAGTCTTGAGGTATTACAAAATAAGCCTGTGGGGCTTTCTGAAATATATCAAAGAAGAATTATTGATTGTTTTAGGAACGTCGTCGTCGGAGGCAGCTTTGCCCTCGCTTATGCAAAAACTCGAACGCATGGGCTGCTCGCAGTCGGTAGTGGGCTTGGTTGTGCCAGCAGGCTATTCGTTCAACCTCGATGGCACTACCATTTATTTGTCGATGGCTACTATATTTTTGGCACAGGTATTTAATATACATCTTACTATCGAGCAGATTTTTACGATTATTGGTATTTTGATGGTTACGTCGAAAGGAGCTGCAGGCGTTACAGGAAGTGGATTTATTGTACTGGCATCGACCCTCACGGCTATTAGGGTAATACCTGTCGAAGGGCTAGCTTTACTTTTGGGAGTGGATAGGTTCATGTCAGAAGCTAGGGCTATTACCAACTGTATTGGCAATGGAGTGGCTACTATATTTTTGGCCAATAATGAACAAGAATTTGACCACCAGAAAATGCTTAGGGCCTTTAACGAAGCTTAG
- a CDS encoding M23 family metallopeptidase produces MSIRSNFLTLLFTFTALLALAQEKGSFKNNPKIKVKDNTGLYKEKEKKQDELLDELPKLQFRNEFEVVDKQATTSAAAEKFEPVRAINPSVSSFDTTSVDEREPLVIEIEEEMKPSGSDDFVTVASYFSVWDTNNIDPYGIDAKGFDDVVDLELFNKEQGRYWGAPTNAPKLTSQFGPRWGRLHAGVDIDLETGDPVYAAFDGIVRVSGYDGGGYGNFLVVRHYNGLETLYGHLSRKGYESGMYVKAGDEIGKGGNTGRSTGSHLHFETRYEGNPFNPTYVFNFAGEGTQPVSEHLLVSARVFDTYGLALGNEYGDAGNKIATRRTAWTVARSGDTLHSIANRAGISVERLAKMNGMRLSSNLRVGRRLRIH; encoded by the coding sequence ATGAGCATACGAAGTAATTTTCTTACACTACTATTTACGTTTACCGCCTTATTGGCTTTGGCTCAAGAAAAAGGGAGTTTTAAAAATAATCCCAAAATCAAGGTCAAAGACAATACGGGTTTGTACAAGGAAAAAGAAAAAAAGCAGGATGAGTTGTTAGATGAACTGCCTAAGCTTCAATTTAGAAATGAATTTGAAGTTGTAGATAAGCAGGCTACAACATCGGCTGCTGCTGAAAAATTTGAGCCTGTTCGTGCTATCAACCCTTCCGTTAGTAGCTTCGACACTACCTCTGTCGATGAGCGTGAGCCTCTGGTAATAGAGATAGAGGAGGAAATGAAGCCTTCAGGAAGCGATGATTTTGTAACAGTAGCCTCTTATTTCTCTGTGTGGGACACCAACAATATCGACCCTTATGGTATTGATGCCAAAGGGTTTGACGATGTTGTGGATTTGGAGTTGTTCAACAAAGAACAAGGACGCTATTGGGGGGCTCCAACCAACGCACCTAAACTAACATCGCAGTTTGGCCCTCGATGGGGGCGTTTGCATGCTGGGGTAGATATTGATTTGGAAACGGGCGACCCTGTTTACGCAGCTTTTGATGGTATTGTACGTGTTTCGGGTTATGATGGCGGCGGCTATGGTAATTTCTTGGTGGTGCGTCATTACAATGGCTTAGAAACCCTTTATGGCCACCTTTCTCGTAAAGGATACGAATCTGGTATGTATGTAAAAGCAGGTGATGAAATTGGAAAAGGAGGGAATACTGGTAGAAGTACAGGTTCGCATTTGCACTTTGAAACTCGCTACGAGGGTAATCCATTCAATCCTACTTATGTGTTTAATTTTGCAGGTGAGGGTACACAGCCTGTTTCTGAACATTTATTAGTTTCGGCTAGAGTTTTCGATACTTATGGCTTGGCATTGGGTAATGAATATGGCGATGCTGGTAACAAAATTGCTACTCGCCGTACTGCATGGACGGTGGCTCGCTCGGGCGATACCCTGCACTCTATTGCCAATCGTGCAGGTATTTCGGTAGAGCGTCTTGCCAAAATGAACGGAATGAGGTTGTCGTCGAATTTGAGAGTAGGAAGACGTTTGAGAATACATTAA
- the trxB gene encoding thioredoxin-disulfide reductase produces MAEHIKCLIIGSGPAGYTAAIYASRAGLAPVMYQGSQPGGQLTITNDVENFPGYPEGIQGPEMMQDLEKQARRFGTDVRYGLATSVDFATSPKKVTIDGATEITADSVIIATGASAKWLGLESEQKYNGLGVSACAVCDGFFFRNQEVAIVGGGDTAAEEATYLANLCAKVHMIVRRDELRASLIMQKRVKNNPKIEIHWLSETEEILGDGNGVTGVRIKNVNTGESKELPVTGFFVAIGHKPNTDIFKGFLDMDEAGYIQTVKGSTNTNIEGVFACGDAQDNIYRQAVTAAGTGCMAALDAERWLAANELH; encoded by the coding sequence ATGGCAGAACATATTAAGTGCCTTATTATAGGCTCAGGACCCGCAGGCTATACCGCTGCAATTTACGCTTCACGTGCTGGTTTAGCACCTGTAATGTATCAAGGAAGCCAGCCTGGCGGACAGTTAACAATCACTAATGATGTAGAAAATTTTCCGGGTTATCCAGAAGGAATTCAAGGCCCAGAAATGATGCAAGATTTGGAAAAACAAGCTCGTAGATTTGGTACAGATGTGCGTTATGGCTTGGCTACTTCAGTAGATTTTGCGACTTCACCTAAAAAAGTAACTATCGACGGAGCTACCGAAATTACAGCCGATTCTGTAATTATTGCTACTGGTGCTTCGGCAAAATGGTTGGGCTTGGAGTCTGAGCAAAAATACAATGGCTTGGGCGTATCGGCTTGTGCTGTATGTGATGGTTTCTTTTTCCGTAACCAAGAAGTGGCCATTGTAGGTGGTGGCGATACTGCCGCCGAAGAGGCTACATATTTGGCCAATCTTTGTGCAAAAGTACACATGATTGTTCGTCGCGATGAATTACGTGCATCGTTGATTATGCAAAAAAGGGTAAAAAATAACCCTAAAATCGAAATCCACTGGCTTTCAGAAACAGAAGAGATTTTGGGCGATGGCAATGGTGTAACGGGGGTTAGAATCAAAAATGTGAATACAGGCGAAAGCAAAGAGTTGCCAGTAACAGGTTTCTTTGTAGCGATTGGTCACAAGCCTAATACAGATATATTCAAAGGGTTTTTGGATATGGACGAAGCGGGCTATATTCAAACAGTGAAAGGGTCAACCAATACTAATATTGAAGGTGTGTTTGCTTGTGGCGATGCCCAAGACAATATTTATCGTCAGGCTGTAACCGCCGCAGGTACAGGCTGTATGGCAGCTTTAGATGCCGAACGTTGGTTGGCAGCCAATGAATTACACTAG